Within the Megalopta genalis isolate 19385.01 chromosome 11, iyMegGena1_principal, whole genome shotgun sequence genome, the region TAATCGAGACTTAAGACCCCACACACCCCTGAAAAATGTTTTTTACAATGATTTCTGGGGCACTCCTATGCACAAGGTGGGTGACTGGATGAAGGCGCTTTCGATTTCCCCCTTCCCTTTCACTCTTGTCTACCTTCTTGTGTATTGATCCGTTGAACTCTTCTCCGCCTTTTCCTACCTTTCGATTTGGTTCGATCCGACTCAATCTTGTCGAATTGAAATCGATTTTATACGAATTGGATATCCTTAACTCCTTTTCATGAGAAAATACCGGCTAGCACCTATATTCTCAGTTTCCTTTCTCAATTTTTCGTGTTGATCGAAAACTTCCGCTTCCGTTTCATTTATAAGTTACATTGCATGTCAATAGTAGAAATGGAAATGAGTTCAATATACCATTAAAAATTCGAATTAAATTTGTTATTCGAGATTTGTTTCGTGAATTTCGAATGTTATTTAAACTtgcgatgtaacaaattttatgcTAGAATAAATACCGCCAGATTTCGAAAGCGTATTGAAGTTACTACATACTTACAAGATGTTCGATGCTCGAAAGAATCGAATATTTCGCAAGTAGTATTCGATTTGTGGAAACTAAGATTTTGTAATGGGATTTAATCGTGATCATTCATGtcgattatttattgtattttatagcttctttctttttcaaattACTCATCGAATACTTGAAATCATGTAGTCAAATCCAAATCTGCTTATAATATCCTTTATCTTATCTCTTCAACGAATGAAACTAATTTCTTCTATACATGcgtacattattattaatagattATCTACATAGTATTATTATGCGAATACCAgaataaactttttgtttataatctGACCACAAGTATGCATTTAATATTACTTttgtatttgttttatacagGAGCAGTCGCACAAATCTTACAGGCCATTGTGCGTTCTCACATTTAGATGGAATTACTTGATTCACCAATTGGATCCTATGGGATATCATTTACTTAATGTTATTCTACATGTTGGAGTGTGCTTATTATATTTTAGGTATGTTTCCCTTTAATGAGTCTTAATGATATTACATAGcttgatattatattaattttctatGAAACTGATGTTAATCGATATTGCAggacttgtttgatgtttctaTCCGATTCTGCAACTTTTGTGTCTTCTCTTCTATTCGCGGTACATCCTATACACACAGAGGCAGTAAGTTGCACAAATTGGTATTTATTTCGATCGAATCGATCGACGTTACCTTGAATTGATGTATGAGAatgttatttcataattatttctagTCATTGTTCCTCCCTTCGGCAACAGTCTTTTGATACTGTATCCAGATTCAAAGGGTCGACGTCGAGCGATCGATTGCTTTGTAGTTCCTAGATCGCGTGTAGATACATTATCAGTGGATAATCGTGTATTAAAGGTTACAGGAGTGGTGGGAAGAGCAGAAACATTGTCTTCTTTATTTTATCTGGCAGCTTTAATCACATACACTAAATGTTGCAAGAGTAAGAGATCAACAGGTGAAGATGTGGTTCTTAAACTTTCATCGAGTTACAATatcttttaatttaaataatataacatcAACATTTTTTACAGAATGGAAGTCCTTGATGTTATCTATGTTATTTGTTTTTACTGCCATGTTGTGCAAAGAACAAGGAATCACAGCTACTGCTGTTTGTGTGTTGTATGAGATTTTTGTTGTACAAAAGgtaaatatatacaaataaatgtAAGAAATTAATTGACATTAAGTATTCACTTAATTTTGcgatattattattcatgcaGATCAGAGCAATGGATATTTTCCTGACATTAAAGGCAGCTTTTGGTGGGAAAAAAATAGCCCTTGCTTGGTCCAGTGAAGGTACAAAACGTTTGACTGCCCTTACACTTGTTACATTTAGTTTACTCATACTTCGACTACATGTAATGGGCTCAAAGTTACCTGTATTTACCAGGTACCCGCAAAAATTACATACACCTTGTACATAGAATATTCGAGATTTTCCACAGGTTACAACATATGATTTTTCATTATGTTTCAGATTCGACAATCCTGCATCTGTAGCACCAACGCCAGTAAGGCAGCTTACGTACAATTACCTCGCAGCAGTCAATTTAAGGCTGTTATTTCTTCCAAATGATTTATGCTGTGATTGGACTATGGGAACGATACCGTTGATAGAAAGTTTTACAGACCTTCGCAATCTTGCTACTATAGCAATTCATACAACGGTGTTAGGTTTATTAACAACGGCAATTTTAACACCCAATAGACAAACCTCCATCATTCTTATAATGGTTAGCATTAAATGTGTTCAACAGAGAAATTTTAATTTAgtaaaaattttatcgaaatcctGATGTTCTGTTATCATTTGAACAGAGTTTGGCTATGATGGTACTGCCATTTTTACCTGCCTCGAATCTCTTTTTCCCGGTTGGATTCGTCATCGCTGAAAGAGTATTATACGCACCATCTATGGGGTTCTGTATGCTTGTCGGATACGGATGGAGTATTTTGTGCGATAAAAAGTAAATTCTCATCGTATTCTCGTTTATTTGTTTAACTTGCTTATCTTTAATCTCTATCTTCTCCTTTCTAGACTTAGGAAACTCAcactatttttattaataacactTCTGGCGGCCCACTCAACGAAAACTTTTATCAGAAATTATGATTGGTTGGACGAATACTCCATATTCATGTCAGGATTGAAAGTGAATAATCGTAATGCCAAATTGTTTAATAACGTCGGACACGCATTGGAAAGTCAAGGGCAATTTAAAGAAGCACTGAATTTTTTTAACATGGCCGTGCAAGTGCAAGGTGACGACATTGGTGCACACATCAACGTAGGCAGAACTTATAATCATCTTAAAATGTTCAAAGAAGCCGAAGATGCATACTTGAAAGTAAGTTGTGTCTCTATAACGAAAGTAAATTGTACCTTAATTTTTCCATACTATCCATCGTACATCACCCATCTCTTTTTTTAGGCGAAATCGTTACTACCAAAAGCAAAACCTGGAGAGTCCTACCAAGCGCGAATAGCACCAAATCATTTGAATGTGTTTGTGAATTTAGCAAACCTAATAGCGAAGAATGCAACTAGGTTAGAGGAGGCCGATTTGCTTTATAGACAGGCGATCAGTATGCGCGCTGATTATACGCAAGCATATATTAATCGAGGCGACGTCTTAATTAAACTTAATCGTACTAAAGAAGCCCAGGAGGTTTATGAGCGAGCTCTTTTCTACGACAGTAATAATCCAGATATCTACTATAATGTAAGTATTCAAGATACCTAGAAATAGTAGAAAATTAAGATTTTACAAAATTGTTACTTGTTAAGCTGGGAGTTGTATTCTTGGAACAAGGAAAAGCATCCCAAGCTTTGGCATATTTGGATAAAGCGTTAGAATTTGATCCGGAACACGAGCAAGCTTTGTTGAATTCGGCTATCTTACTTCAAGAATTGGGACGCGCAGAATTGCGAAAAGTAGCTAGAGAAAGGCTTTTGAAACTTTTGAGAAAGGTACTTTATATCGTTCGTTATTTGAAACATTTAAGTTTGTGAAATATCTGACGAAACAAGAGTATTTTTTAGGATTCCAATAACGAGAGGGTACACTTCAATCTTGGAATGTTGGCTATGGATGACCATGATAGCGGTAGCGCGGAACGATGGTTCCGAAATGCGGTCGCATTAAAAGAAGACTTTCGATCTGCTCTATTTAATTTGGCTCTGTTATTGGCAGACGAGCAACGTCCTCTCGAAGCAGCACCCTTTTTGAACCAGCTAGTCAGATTCCACCCGGACCACGTGAAAGGATTAATTCTTTTAGGCGATATCTACATTAACAATATAAAAGACTTGGATGCTGCCGAGAACTGTTATCGTCGCATACTGCAGTTAGATCCAACAAATATCCAAGGCCTACATAATTTGTGCGTTGTAATGGTGGAGCGTGGTAAGTTGGGTTTGGCTGCTCAGTGTTTGGAACGAGCAGCGGGATTGGCGCCCCAACAGGACTACGTGCACAGACACCTTGCCATTGTGAAGGCCCGCATCAATAGGCTACCTTCGGAACAACGCGACACGGAAGTCTTCGACGATTCGTTCTGGCAGACCAATccgaaggaaagaaattttaACATGGGAGACATTTCGGCTAGTAATACTGCTGGTAGCTCATCTGCCGCAGGAGGTCCGGGGAATATCGTTAACGGTGGTAATCAATTCTTGGGAAAAACTGATTCTGTTTTCTCCAATCACCACAATCACATAGGAAATAAACAAAGTAGCGCGGATTcgctaaataataatataatacacctGAAGAGTCCGACGAAACCTGGGAGAGTTTCGTTGAACAACATGAAAGCAGATGCGAAGGAAACGTATAACGACAAGGATAAATCCGTGAGCCCGAGTTCAAGTACGAACGACATGCAGGAACTTCCGTCTGAAAGAGGTTTCAGCGCGGACGCGACGGAATTGACAATCGATCGGGAACGTGCAGGCAAAACAATTAATTCCGAGCAATTTGATCAAGTCACGCCGATCTTCCCAGCTGGCGGAAACCATGTTGAAAGCACACGTCAAACAAAAGACACCGCATTGTCATAACATTGACGTTACGATCCGCCGAATATTGTATAAAGTTATATTCTATGTATAACGAAAGAATATGGTGGTACAGCCGTATAGAGCTAATGTGTGAATATAAAATGAATACAGAGTATTGTTTTATATGCTGTACGAATAGAATgttttgtaaaatatatttaaaaaatgtgtatctctttttttttctactTTATAGATCTCCTGCGTCACTGGAATTCATCCTTATTCGTAGTATCATTTACAATTCGTTCAACGTTACATACGAATGTACATTTTATGTTTCTGTCCCGGGTAGGTTAAACAATTGGACCTTctaatttgatcatttttattgtCATTTACAAATTCATTGTTGTCCAATGTTTTACAGCCTGTATCGAGtactattaataattatttaacatttttcACAGTTAATTGATCATATGCGCCGACAAAGCGTATGCAATGAGATGTCTCGATAGTCTTGCATCGGatgtttaataattataaaaagtgACATATGCGTAACGTGCTTAACGATCGCGTCCTGATCGTTCATTATTACTCAAGATGCGTCCGCAGCTTTATAAGGAACCCGGTAACCATTTTCAGTGACATAATTTTCTCACCCGTTCTCATCGTATAATCACCTTTTCGGGGACCGGTAAGTTTTTATACTACAATCCGCATTAACACTGCAAACTCTAAATTGATCTTAGTTCACCATTACCGAGATCAGAAAGATATCTTGATCGGATATTATTACATAAACTAATTTTCCTATATATTCAAGACAATAAAACTCTTGCGAAATCCGAAGATGtgcgtttttattattcttataagGATTTCACGCCGATGTAAGCTCATTTGTAACTTGCAAATCTGTTGCCAATTCCTATTCCTCGAAGCGACAAACGAAAAACAAGCGTGACGTGTGAATAAATGACAATGGAAACGGGGTGCTTACCACTAGCACGTTTAACAATATTAGCGTTAAGCAGAAATAATAGATAACGAAGTATGTAGTGCGATAATGTCGGGGATATGACTGCGGCagtgaaaaaagaaagaatcgaGTAAAGTCGGGGTACATGGGCTGCTCGCACATTTACTTTCCACGACGGATACTGAGTAGAGAACACGAataatgtattttacaagttGCAAATATTAAACAGAGCAGAAAAGTTACAGTCGCGGAAGGACCTAGTGTTTCGAACGCGTGCTTTTTCGGcctctttttatttttctattgaaAGTGTTAAAAGAGTGTGCATGCAGTGTACAGAATCGTATTATCTCATTGTTGTCTATTATAAACGAACGAATGTTTTTAGTTGTGCCGATATATCAAATGAAATGAAGACAAACAAGAGGAAAAAAGAACAATCCATTGTCATGAATCTCCTTAGTTTCTTATGTTCTCATAATTTCCAGTGCGGATGTTCAAGCAACGTTTCCGTGATAATAGCATACTAGATACGTTTGTCTAAGGAAGTTAATAGTTTCATTCGAATCGTCGATAAACAAGAAGATTCGTCTAGCTTTTTAATGCTATTTATGTTCAAGAGGAAATCTCAGGGATTGAAATCAATGGGACTAGTAAAGGGTGTCGGCCATTAAGGTGAAACACGTCACGATTCGCAAAAAAACGTTCCAGGAAACGGTAGAAAGAATACAAATGTTTAAGCTCGCAGAGAAGCTTTTTTCATTATCGTTACTATTTGTTGAGAAGTAGCTTACCGATGCTGTGCAAGTTCTCGTCCGCAGATATGACAATCTTTAAAAATGCCCGATGCATTATAACATATCTGTGATAAACTAGTTTTATACAGTTGCATAAAATaggaatatatttttcatcgtttAAGCATAACATCCTCTATCAATCGtgttattaatttcattttatcaGTGTATTTACGATTCTCTTATCGGctttaagtcatttgttttcaattctgGTATACAATTTAAAATTTGTGTTTAAATAGGAGGTAGACGAAAATCTGTAATTGGAACCCCTTACTTGCTCCGTCGCATGTGCCTCAGTTTTATCAAGCAAATTGTTAATTACCGTTTACTCGTTTCATTTCGAAAATTAGACTACCTGGAACGATGTTCCTCGATTGATGCGAGGGTTAATGTataaagaaaagaaaggaaagtaCCAGACTTTGATAGCACGTCGTGATAGATACATACATATACGCACACGTATACACATATCAGTTGTATCAATTCGTTCTAAGGAaacagtattttttttttttttatattcccttttatcataaatattttCCTATGCGTTTGAAAAGTTCGAGTTGACCCGGTTCTATCCATAAAATCAAGGAAATACTCATTAAATAATGCCTATATTAGCAGACGAAGTTATATTAAGATTATGCGTTATCGGTGCTCATGAATCATGCAGTGTAATTAACATTATAAAGTCGGGTGTATCGGTGGAGTGGGTTTTTTCACCTAAATCTCTATTTATAAATTCATACCAAAAAGAATGAATTACTGGTGCTGTTCTTTCTCCTGACAAGAATAAACGTTTGTTTGTATCCTTTAGCTACATTTATTGGTGCAAGATGAAGTTTAATTAGGAGAATAAACTTAAATGAAATGGAAAACGGTGCTGTTTTCTAGTTGTTTGAAATCTTCCAAGGTACATGAGATCGGTTATGGTCAGTAAAATATTTGTACGGCTCCTAGAATAGAAATTACCTATATGGAAATTTTCGCTCTGAATTTTCCAAACGATAGTTTCATCAAGAACGTAGACAGATGTCGCATTACTTTGATTGTTTGCATCAGGCGACATTATTAAATTTCCCGCTAATTTTATACAATACCTGTGCTCTAAGTGTAGCTTAAAGTTTCACATTTCTTTCATTGTTTTCTATTCAAATAGCCTAGAAGATGTTATTCGCAAATTGTTTTAAGAGCATTACTTGAATTTTagatgttcgcataccgattaCTTGTGCTCGTGAGTTTGATGCTCGTGGCAATAATCTTAACGTCGGAAGCGGTTCGCGCGAAAGCGAATCTGTTCAAATATAGACGAAATCGGCAAGCTAAGAACGAAGTGCGTCAATATTGCGGTCGAAGTCTTTCGAGCACCGTGCAAATGATATGCGGTAGCACTTACCATGCCCGATTTAAAAAAAGCAACCAAGGTATTGAACGATCTTTCAGTTCAACGCTAAAACTACCGGATCAGTAGCCCTCAACCTTTTCACTGTGCTTTTCGATTGTTTACATGCAATAACACCAAGGCCCATATGTTTATATAACAAAATCTTTTTAATATTATAGAATTTAaaaatgatgaaataaatatagaacAGACCCATATAGGTTGAGGAACACTGCATTAGGTACTTCAAAATAACAAATCAGGCATTTTCTTCTCTTATTCAATGCATAAAAGTGCCACTTCTTCTAGAAATGGACAGCTATTTGCTTAACAATGACATTCGCCCCTACAAGACCGTccagaatgcgaaaaaaatgttgaGAGTTCGAAGAAATCCACGGGGTATTTACGAGGAGTGTTGTGCGAGATCATGCACCACGGAGGAACTAAAATCTTATTGCGGCAATCCTTTACCAACTGTTTAATTCTACTACACTTCCTCAATGTAAAAAATGTGCCGGATCGTTATTCGAAACATCCCACACATGTTAATGTGTATCAATAATTCCAGTTCTCTCGTACTCATTGTCAGTAAAATATCTTATTTTCTTAACTATCCTACTTTTAACAGTAATGTATCCCAATAATGTAGACTTGATTGAAACCTCTATTTATAAGTTCACAGGATTAATATCTTTTATTTGATTCTGCATAGTCAAATCGTAATAAAATTGAGAACACAATGTATAAACCACGTTGATGAACGTCTATTTTAAGTGAATGAGAATTTAATTCACCGTGTGTATCTGGTGTCCTATACCtacattatatgtatactaaCATTTATGATACAATTTGATCTCATTTGCATTTAatcatatatgtacatatgtatgtatgtatacgcATAAGAAACCGATGTTGTATCGTTGATCGAATATGCTTACAtacaatgatattttaattctgATACATGTGAAAACAGTTACAGCTGATATAGGTTAGTTGTACAATTATTTGGTAAACAGtacatacttatatatatagtaaatagtAAAAGCGTATACGTATATTGTTTAGAGCATATCTGTAAACGTATACGCACAAAACTAAAAGTTTTGAAAGAGAAAATTATAcattttcaatatattttcgAAAGACTAACCTTTTTGTTATTTTCTTGCACACACATTTTATacgtaaaaatatatatgtactaTGTACTTGGGTTTGCATGAAAGTATAAAAACAAATTTGGTAAGTGTTCATATTTTCACAAAATCATCAATCTGTTcaatttataattcaaacaGTTGACAATGTTATAAACGTTTAAACATTCAATATTAACTGAATATTTCTATATAATGATGTTATTTAATGAAATTCTATTTTAAGAGCATTGGAAGTATGTAGATGAATGCGAAGATTCATGAACAACTGTATAATACAAAAACACATCATAAACAATGGAAACAGAAGAAGTTTATAGTCTCGCAATCACACCACCCATTATATCAAGGTTTGCAGTTCAATGGTCTGAAGACAATCATATATCAGTTCTTACAGAGAAAGGAATCCATGTATTTGTAAGTCAGatgtaaaatatcatttttatttgttGCTTTAGACAAGCATTTGTAAAATAAGAAGAATACATTCTACATTATTACTTTATGCAGGAATTTATACCAAATCCAATGTCTCCATATTCGACTATTAAGTTTTCAAGATCTTTCATTTATGCACCATTAATTTTTCCTACGGAAGGCATAAAAAATAAGATAGAATCGAAAATTTGGGATTTGTCTCGCGAAGAGATTTGCTCGTTTTTAATGGAAGAAAGTATGACACCTAAAGTACCAAATGTTAAGGAGATGATACCAAAAATAGTGGATTTGGCTTGGTCACCGCAGAATCTAATGTATCCGAACAATTGTCTTCTTGCAATTTTAACTACAACGGGGGCTGTTTTAATTGTTCAAAAAATTTCTACAGATTGGTACCCCACGTACGATTTAAGTACCATACGTTATAACGCTATGGAGAAAGAAATAACTGTACAGTTGAAAGATACTAAAGACAATTCCATGTTGTTTTtaacattaaaaaattgtataaaaacaTTGCAAGCTTCGTGTATGACTTGGAGCATGCTTTTTGTAGATTTT harbors:
- the LOC117226321 gene encoding protein O-mannosyl-transferase Tmtc3, giving the protein MGVPARGALAAIVAISAFAVYLNSLNCGFVFDDISAIKDNRDLRPHTPLKNVFYNDFWGTPMHKEQSHKSYRPLCVLTFRWNYLIHQLDPMGYHLLNVILHVGVCLLYFRTCLMFLSDSATFVSSLLFAVHPIHTEAVTGVVGRAETLSSLFYLAALITYTKCCKSKRSTEWKSLMLSMLFVFTAMLCKEQGITATAVCVLYEIFVVQKIRAMDIFLTLKAAFGGKKIALAWSSEGTKRLTALTLVTFSLLILRLHVMGSKLPVFTRFDNPASVAPTPVRQLTYNYLAAVNLRLLFLPNDLCCDWTMGTIPLIESFTDLRNLATIAIHTTVLGLLTTAILTPNRQTSIILIMSLAMMVLPFLPASNLFFPVGFVIAERVLYAPSMGFCMLVGYGWSILCDKKLRKLTLFLLITLLAAHSTKTFIRNYDWLDEYSIFMSGLKVNNRNAKLFNNVGHALESQGQFKEALNFFNMAVQVQGDDIGAHINVGRTYNHLKMFKEAEDAYLKAKSLLPKAKPGESYQARIAPNHLNVFVNLANLIAKNATRLEEADLLYRQAISMRADYTQAYINRGDVLIKLNRTKEAQEVYERALFYDSNNPDIYYNLGVVFLEQGKASQALAYLDKALEFDPEHEQALLNSAILLQELGRAELRKVARERLLKLLRKDSNNERVHFNLGMLAMDDHDSGSAERWFRNAVALKEDFRSALFNLALLLADEQRPLEAAPFLNQLVRFHPDHVKGLILLGDIYINNIKDLDAAENCYRRILQLDPTNIQGLHNLCVVMVERGKLGLAAQCLERAAGLAPQQDYVHRHLAIVKARINRLPSEQRDTEVFDDSFWQTNPKERNFNMGDISASNTAGSSSAAGGPGNIVNGGNQFLGKTDSVFSNHHNHIGNKQSSADSLNNNIIHLKSPTKPGRVSLNNMKADAKETYNDKDKSVSPSSSTNDMQELPSERGFSADATELTIDRERAGKTINSEQFDQVTPIFPAGGNHVESTRQTKDTALS
- the ILP-2 gene encoding insulin-like peptide 2 isoform X1, which encodes MKWKTVLFSSCLKSSKMFAYRLLVLVSLMLVAIILTSEAVRAKANLFKYRRNRQAKNEVRQYCGRSLSSTVQMICGSTYHARFKKSNQEMDSYLLNNDIRPYKTVQNAKKMLRVRRNPRGIYEECCARSCTTEELKSYCGNPLPTV
- the ILP-2 gene encoding insulin-like peptide 2 isoform X2, with amino-acid sequence MRSVMMFAYRLLVLVSLMLVAIILTSEAVRAKANLFKYRRNRQAKNEVRQYCGRSLSSTVQMICGSTYHARFKKSNQEMDSYLLNNDIRPYKTVQNAKKMLRVRRNPRGIYEECCARSCTTEELKSYCGNPLPTV